TGGGTCCACACCACCTGAAGAATACAAGGGAAGACATTTTAAGTGTTAACtactgcaggctgttctcatacaccgttcgtgtATAAGACCGGGGAACGTCGCGTATGGAAGCGGTCAGGGTGGATTGGTGGGTCCAAAAATACACCgcacttttgcccaggagaccagtaCAGTTTTTACAGTTTGTTACCAATAGTCCATTGTAAGTAGACAATTGTCTGCTTGCATAGCACACTACAGCAGCCAATGCTCCTACATCAGTATTATTGCAATAAACCCTCCAGCCATCAGTGGCAGCACTGACTGCTGAGCAGCGCTCCTGTCAGGAAGCAAGTAAGAAATGATTCACCCTACTGAAATCACCTGCACTCAGTTGGACTAAGTCATGCATTCTCTCCTGTCTGATGTTCATCTTTCCTTTAGTGATTTAATATTTTCAATTAAGATGAATACTAACAAGTTAAAGATCTTGGCCATACCTTCAAAGGTGATCCTCCACGGTGTGAAGAAGGCTTTGTGCAGCAGTGGGCTGGGGTAATCCTGGTGCTCCTGGTACTGCTCATTGAGACGAAACATGAAAGGCTGAACCATCAGGTGGGCGAATCTGTAGGCAGCCGTGGCGAACACATTGGCGATCCTGGGGTCCACGTTTTCATCATAGCCAGGGTAGGTAGAGAGATGACTGGTAATGAAGTCCGGACCAACAATGTGAAGTAAGTAGTCTCTGTAAGTCAGAACCTATAAGAGACAAAAAATAGTTACCTAAACCATTCAAGGACATACCATCCATCCCTTAAATCATGAATGCAAATTTTCCCCTCTCTAACCTGTGAATATCCTCCCATGATCTTGCGTGATTCCTGGTAGAGTGTCTCTCCGTCCCAGTGAGGGTTGAGTTTGGCCAGAGTACGTGCCAGACGGTTGTGCTCACGCatgaacagtgtgtgaacagcGGTCAGACCAATGTGCTCGTTGGTGCGCTCGTCACCTGGGGGACAAAGCAGACGGCTGCTTTTAATAACCGCAATTATGGATTGACTTACCTCAGCTGTGTTAACCATGACAACCACAATGTGTAATACTTGAGATCGAGTTATTGGTATTGTATTCTACATACTGTTGTAcatattatgtaaaaaacaTCGTACATAAGCGTTTTTGCTGCCACTCACCAGCCACAAAGCAGGGCACCTCCACTGCATTAACGTCTTTAGTAATGCGGGCTCGGTTGGCACATATGCTGGAAGCCATGGGGGCGAAGGGCAGGAGCTCGTGGCCGTTGTCTTCGTACTGAGAGTTGACCCTCAGCAGGCCCTTATCTGAGGTGAGGTTGCGTAGGAAACGAGCTTTGACATCGTCTGCACCGTACACCTGACCTGCGTCGATGAAAGCTGTGAGAGAGTTCATCTGCTGACGGACGGTGCTTGCACCAAAGACGTGGCCTGTGTTGCCAGAACCACAAGCTGCTGATGAGCGGAAGAAGGGGATGCACTCTTTTGAGTTCCTGCCAAAGCGGGGGTCGTTCCTGGGAATCTGTTCAGATGACAAGATGCagttagcatgtgtgtgttttagacgTATTCATGTCTTTTTCTTGTGTAATGCGACGACACTGACCTGAATGGGGAAGCAGGGCTCTGTACGTTCACAGCTCTTCTCACAGTCAATACCCGTATTGAATGAACGGATGACAGGAGAGTGAGGAGTGAAGGTCATGTCGTGGTCAGTCCACTGGCCGAATATTGTCACCATGTGAGTGTAGAGTGGGTCGCTCTCCACATCCGAGTTTTCTGTTCGCAGAATTCTGTTGGACACTTCCCGTACCTGAGGACAGGATGCAGACAATGAGCATATATTATCAGTTCAAaaggtaccttaaagggaaatttgagATGTgtctaaaatcataacatggcaaactgcagcccaacagacaacaacagctgtcagtgtgtcagtgtgctgacttgactatgacttgtcccaaacggcatgtgattatcattaagtgggcatgtctgtaaaggggagactcgtgggtacccatagaacacattttcattcacatatcttgaggtcagaggtcaagggacccctttgaaaatggcctgacagtttttcctcgccaaaataatactgtatatatactgtatatctatatagtACCAAAGGAAGAAGACGTCTGTTGACTCTTCGCTTAGGGTCCCAGCCTTTGGGCAGAGAGATTCTATCCTGGTACTCAGCAGGGAGCCAGCGGGTGAAAGGTGTGTTGGAGGATCCCCAGAGAGTGTTGTTTCTAGGaaagaaataacaaattaattatttattcaattaattATTACATTCTCTTTGTCTCGCAGACTGGCAATTACTGTCTACTCCCATTTgtaacaaacagacagagaagTGGGAGGAAAGTCTTTGGCAAGATTAACTTTGGCCCCGGGGTAAACAAATCAAGCAGCCAGTTAGCTGTGGACATATTTGTCACTTGTTCTTTTCCTTCACCTGTCAATCTCAAAGTTGCTACTTAGCAGCTGCCTCACCTGTTGTTGCAGACGCTGCTTGCAGTGCGAAACTTGTTTAAGTTAGGAGTGGTCTTGCAGGAAGGGAGACGATGTCGGGGAGTGCAGCCTGTCAGATCAGCAATGACCTGCAGATCCTCCTCAGAGATCAGATCTAATcaacagagacaggaagtagaaAAATTAACAAAGCTGTGACTTGCAGCCACCTGTATGGAAAATTAAAAGAACCTATTTCGGATACACACCTGTGGCATTGATGGAGCGTTTTTGACGTCCATGTGAAGACCTCTTGATTAGTTTAATGGCGTTATCCATATAGTCAGCAGCACGCACGGCAGTACGGGTTAGCCCAACAGGCTGCTTCAACAACCGCAGGATGTCTGAAGGACTCACTGCATTCCTCCTCACACGATCAACGCTCCTGTGTTGCGTGGAGAGATCAGATTTGCATGCATGATTTTAATGCAGGCCTATTTTATAccatcacatttatttttctatcacTGCAGAACTTGTGCAGCAGTTCAGCAGGTTTGGTCACTCACTCTCTTCTGGAGTACTCATAAGCTGAGTCCACTGTGGCCTTGGCTTCAATCACGGCTCTTTCGATGATACTTCTGCTCAATCGTGGTTCTGAAGGCACATAACATCTTTCAGTTTGTCTGCTTTCTGCTGTCGTAAACACAATCCAGTCACCTTTCTCCGtggtttctttattttctcattcTCTGTTAATATTGATGATTTTTGAAGTAGATTACTGAAGCTACAATGCAGGTTTCTTTCAGTTGCACAATATCAATTCAGTAATTACAGAAAAATACTATCGTATAAACTCCTGTTCATCTGTGACCTTCAGTATTTAGTTTTGatctaaaatgacaaaacaagctCTATACACTTgctttatacacatttataatgaCTGTTTTTATTTAACTCAGTGTGATCGAGGTATTACTCACCAGCATTCACGTGGTTTTGTAAACACAGGTAAAGACCCGCTGCTATCAGGCACAAAAAGCTCTTCATCTCTGAAAAAGACAGACATATTCCTGTTAAATACACGCCAATCAACTGACGAAATACTGAATTTAAAAGAAGTCATGGTTGACTGAAGTACATCTGCTATTCGTAAGCGTGAAGAAAAACTATACAAAAGTTAAAAAGTTAGGCAAGAAGAAGCTTGATCGCTGTACCTGGGATGTTTTGGAAGTTCCACTCTGATCTTCCAGCTGCAGTCAGGAGTCGGTGATTTAAACAGCATTGTCTTGCTGTGTTTATATACAGGTAAGTGTGGCAGGAAACACCCATTTGCTACACCTGTGGTGTGTGGTTGAACAGGAAACTAAATATAGACATACTGGGCTGTCAGCCAAAATGGTTCcttgattcacatttgagaagccaTCCTTACCCCCTTTACGTTAAAACGTTCTCCTCCTAGACATGCAATCACACACGTACAGCTCTTGTATTgaattatttcaatatttaaatttattacGTGTAAAATCAGATAATGGTCAGTTGTTTTTTGTTCAGCCAGAAACATTTACAAATGTCTTCAACTATTCAATCTTAAATCTATTTTAAATGTGATATTTGGAAAGCAGGTCTTATACAAATAACCTCACTTTGCcatgaataataataagaagaagaaatacatgaataaatatatgaattaatacattaatgaataaataaataaaaatgtatgctAAAAGACAGCACTCACAATATTTATCTACTTGTTGTAGATGTTTTACGAACCACATATGACACATGGCACAATATAAATAGTGCTCACTATATCTGGTCCACCCATAAAAGTTACAGTTCATCCAAAGCTCAGAGTGCAGAGAACACACATCATTGAAGCTGCATATCAGATTTTACATTAATTTTTAATAAGtaatttaagacatttttaaaacactaAATGTCTTGCACAATGTTATTAAACCACATGTTTTAATGTATGACCGAAGGCCACTCAAGTTCTCTGCAGTTAGCTCTGCAGTTAGCTCTTGAGTGGTTCTGCAGGCCAGACCTAAACTCTTACTTAAAGCAGGTTTTAGCTCTTTTAGCTCCGAGCAGTTTGACCAGCCTGCTCAAGGATGTAAAGGTGAAAATGTTGACATCTTAGAGAGTAAACCTAAAAcagacttcagctttaaatgtcttttattgaggttttttttctcttttcataaTGTCTTTGTGACAGGTGTGGATGTTATTTACCAATCCACTTCCTTGAACAAGAAGTAGAGCAGATTCTTCACCACTTTATTACATAATTATTGTTTCATTGGTCTGTTGAATTTGCCAGCTATAATTAGCCTAGATGCATACCAGGCAGTCTCGGTGAATCACTAAGTGGCTTTTCAAGTTTGGCATCTTTTATTTACTCATGCGTCTAGCATCTGCCACTCCATTCCAATCAATCTAATAATCTATTTACCGAAAAAGACCCTGACACGCAATCTATTCCCGGCTGTTAGGCCTGCTATACTTCCTTTAGATAGATAGAGGTTGGATACTTTTAAAGAAACTAAATCAACTTCCTTGCTATTTTCAATGGGAGTTTGTCTGTCACAGAACACGGCTAgtttcatacactgttcgtagctatataCGACaaaaataatatactgtaattcgtatatatcccacaataTCAATTAGTTTGTAATTagcataatcgtgaaccaggaaatataaagagcggtaaacgctgtgtagggaggaggttggggttgATGGGTGGCTCAAAAAGTACCGGACTTATTCCCAGAACACCcgcgttcgtgtcctgtgtgaaaccaaaagttaaCATTTTGTAAATTTTAATATTACTAGTGCAGTGTCTGTTCGGTGTGCTAAACAGTTACTAATTACAGGCCTATGATACACCGTGGGGTTTATGAGCTGTCAATCATCCTTCACTGCTGAAATGGAAAATACTTTTTCTGGCACGGCATATGACGTTTGAGCACTGctgggaagtttttttttccttctcgaAAACTCCATGTGTTTAGGTATGTGCAGTGATGCATTTATTAATGCTTTTGTTACCTGAAGAAaaggaagttgtttttttttttttcaacttggCAGTCACTATTAATAGCCAGACTGGATTTCATCTTCCACACCATGTGTTTATAATTAATTACATAATCTACAAACTGATGATCCGTTGAGGAAAATGCAACACAAATGCTTTATGTTTCTGAAAGATTATTGTTTCTCATATTAAATGTGAATCATGttgattaaaggaatagttcaacattcagggaaatatttgttttgttgcgGACAGAGAAGATCGATAAAACTAAGTGGTATCAACTCCCACAGTTGTCCTTAGCTGAGTTTAGGAACTTTTACTGTTCATTCTGTTCTCTGtgaaataccgaggctttgtctcGGCCATCAGCGTGAAACTGTTGCACAAAGTatctgtatgagacacaccggaCTTTCCATTAAGATCAATCCATCCTCTGCATCCCGTTTGAACAGCAATCACTCAGAGCAAAAAGACGCACATAGGGTGGGTGTGAGGGatggtggatggtggatgggtctaacaaacaccagacactttcatccaggagaccccTAGtcattttaagtccaaccatgtagtttcttcctaaacctgactaagtggttttgttgcctaaacttagaGTGATGTCAAGGggcggcagtatgtgacgagttggcaCGGCATATGACGCTTGAGCACTGctgggaagtttttttttccttcttgtaAACTCCATGTGTTTAGGTATGTGCAGTGATGCATTTATTAATGCTTTTGTTACCTGAAGAAAaggaagtttgtttttatttatttgtttttgtatagCCAGACTGGATTTCATCTTTACACACCATGTGTTTATAATTAATTACATAATCTACAAACTGATGATCCGTTGAGCAAAATGCTTTATGTTTCTGAAAGATTATTGTTTCTCATATTAAATGTAAATCATGttgattaaaggaatagttcaacattcagggaaatattttttttcttgcgGAGAGAGAAGATCGATAACACTAAGTGGTATCAACTCCCACAGTTGTCCTTAGCTTAGCTcaacataaagactggaaacaggtggaagcagctagcctggctctgttcaaaGGTAACACAATCCACCTACCAGCGTTTCTGAAGCTAGCTGTTTCAACCGCATGCTAATTGTTCTCTATATATTCTCACATCTCACATCAGCCAAAATGGTTCCatgattcacatttgagaagccaTCCTTACCCCCTTTACGTTAAATATTTCTCCTCCTAGACATGCAATCACGCACGTACAGCTCTTGTATTGAATTATTTCATAGTTGGCGAAGGACACTAGGAATCTATCAAGCAAACTACGTGTAAAATCAGATAATGGTCTGCTGTTTTTTGCAGTTCAGCCTGAAACATTCACAAATTTCTTCAACTATTCAATCTTTAATCTATTTTAAATGTGATATTTGGAAAGCAGGTCTTATACAAATAACCTCACCTTGCtatgaataatgataataagaagaataaatacatgaataaatacatgaattaaTACATGAATTAATACATGAATTAATACATGAATTaatacatgaatgaataaatagataaataaatcaaaatgtatGCTAAAAGACAGCACTCACAATATTTATCTACTTGTTGTAGATGTTTTACGAACCACATATGACCCATGGCACAATATAAATAGTGCTCCCTATATCTGGTCCACCCATAAAAGTTACAGTTCATCCAAAGCTCAGAGTGCAAAGAACACACATCACTAAAGCTGCATATTAGATTTTGCATTGATTTTTAATAAGTAATTTCAGAAATTTTTAAAGCACTACATGTTTTGCACAATGTTATTAAACCACATGTTTTAATGTATGACCGAAGGCCACTCAAGTTCTCTACAGTTAGCTCTTGAGTAGTTCTGCAGGCCAGGACTAAACGCTTACTTAAAGCAGGTTTTAGCTCTTTTAGCTCCGAGCAGTTTGACCAGCCTGCTCAAGGATGTAAAGGTGAAAATGTTGACATCTTAGAGAGTAAACCTAAAAcagacttcagctttaaatgtcttttattgattttttttcctccaaatgtttgttttaactaattgtatttttatattttttttgtaaatttaaatattactagtgcagtgcctgttTGGTGTGCTGAACAATTACTAATTACTGGCCTATGATACATGATGTGGTTTATGAGCTGTCAATCATCCTTCATTGTTGAAatggaaaatatattttctggCACGGCATATGACGTTTGAGCACTGctgggaagtttttttttccttctcgaAAACTCCATGTGTTTACGCATGTGCAGTGATGCATTTATTAATGCTTTTGTTACCTGAAGAAAaggaagtttgtttttatttatttatttttgtttcaacCTGGCAGTCACTATTAATAGCCAGACTGGAATTCATCTTACACACCATGTGTTTATAATTAATTACATAATCTACAAACTGATGATCCGTTGAGGAAAATGCAACACAAATGCTTTATGTTTCTGAAAGATTATTGTTTCTCATATTAAATGTGAATCATGttaattaaaggaatagttcaacatttaggGAAATATTTGTTGGGTGCGGAAGAAGAAGATCGATAACACTAAGTGGTATCAACTCCCACAGTTGtccttagcttagcttagcataaagactggaaacaggtggaATCAGCTTTATTATTAGCGTTAAAACTTTATCCTCCTAGACATGCAATCACACACGTACAGCTCTTGTATTGAATTATTTCATAGTTGGTGAAGGACACTAGGAATCTATCAAGCAAACTACGTGTAAAATCAGATAATGGTCTGCTGTTTTTTGCAGTTCAGCCTGAAACATTCACAAATTTCTTCAACTATTCAATCTTTAATCTATTTTAAATGTGATATTTGGAAAGCAGGTCTTATACAAATAACCTCACCTTGCTAtgaataatgttaataataataagaaatacatgaataaatacattaattaatacatgaatgaataaatagataaataaataaaaatgtatgctAAAAGACAGCACTCACAATATTTATCTACTTGTTGTAGATGTTTTACGAACAACATATGACCCATGGCACAATATAAATAGTGCTCCCTATATCTGGTCCCATAAAAGTTACAGTTCATCCAAAGCTCAGAGTGCAGAGAACACACATCATTGAAGCTGCATATTAGATTTTGCATTGATTTTTGATAAGTAATTTCGGAAATTTTTAAAGCACTACATGTTTTGCACAATGTTATTAAACCACATGTTTTAATGTATGACCGAAGGCCACTCAAGTTCTCTGCAGTTAGCTCTTGAGAACTCTTACTTAAAGCAGGTTTTAGCTCTTTTAGCTCCGAGCAGTTTGACCAGCCTGCTCAAGGATGTAAAGGTGAAAATGTTGACATCTTAGAGAGTAAACCTAAAAcagacttcagctttaaatgtcttttattgagtttttttcctccaaatgtttgttttaactaattgtatttttatattttttgtaaattttaatattactagtgcagtgcctgttcGA
This DNA window, taken from Sebastes fasciatus isolate fSebFas1 chromosome 14, fSebFas1.pri, whole genome shotgun sequence, encodes the following:
- the LOC141781731 gene encoding eosinophil peroxidase-like — encoded protein: MKSFLCLIAAGLYLCLQNHVNAEPRLSRSIIERAVIEAKATVDSAYEYSRRESVDRVRRNAVSPSDILRLLKQPVGLTRTAVRAADYMDNAIKLIKRSSHGRQKRSINATDLISEEDLQVIADLTGCTPRHRLPSCKTTPNLNKFRTASSVCNNRNNTLWGSSNTPFTRWLPAEYQDRISLPKGWDPKRRVNRRLLPLVREVSNRILRTENSDVESDPLYTHMVTIFGQWTDHDMTFTPHSPVIRSFNTGIDCEKSCERTEPCFPIQIPRNDPRFGRNSKECIPFFRSSAACGSGNTGHVFGASTVRQQMNSLTAFIDAGQVYGADDVKARFLRNLTSDKGLLRVNSQYEDNGHELLPFAPMASSICANRARITKDVNAVEVPCFVAGDERTNEHIGLTAVHTLFMREHNRLARTLAKLNPHWDGETLYQESRKIMGGYSQVLTYRDYLLHIVGPDFITSHLSTYPGYDENVDPRIANVFATAAYRFAHLMVQPFMFRLNEQYQEHQDYPSPLLHKAFFTPWRITFEGGVDPIIRGLVGSKAKLNTQDNMLSDELRERLFQFSSQLALDLASLNLQRGRDHGLPGYNEWRKFCGLSQPRNRKELSKVLKNRKLAKELISLYRKPDNIDVWLGGVAEPFVPGGRVGPLFACLIATQFQKVRQGDRFWWENKGVFTKDQRYSLKQTSLARIICDNTGITEVPAQPFQYRPRRSGYTKCSKIPEFDLSPWKEIVH